In Aliarcobacter faecis, a genomic segment contains:
- a CDS encoding methyl-accepting chemotaxis protein, producing MNNLRLRNKIFLILVLPILVIFMLSSILILEKIEKVKNMNRTSSYINFTVEISKFIATLQKERELSIIYLNSYGKMKEDDLKKQISSSVISQKNLENFVDNFILIKNDNNLLEKLELLKSTIFTIDEKRNNTISLNINNKELEQFYDEIITNLILFYDELLVYSNSKELLKASQNYISITNIIEKSYNEKDLVKNIFDYNLVLNVDYNSFISLIVFQDADISALRKNLTKEQLDFFNLKLDNIIFQDIENFRELIFLKIEKERLLNSIKEALGYGGLIHLYKDFTLKSDENILNQIQKSHTKILRAIKDYKKLKLLKDEEGLLDDIQNAIDIYLSKAYSKEYLDDIKELDLKTLKALELLSKNIYGSNSQKWEELTSKKISIFEEIKEKIVEDTLLYIDKNVKELDIQIILFFVLLILLILLIFIVIIIMTSKVTKSIRKFEDNLSQFFSYSMKEKDEIKLNQLEGKDEFALMTKNMNEQVLKIEEITQNDKKVILEITDIIEKVNNGFFEYSIKEKPSTKELQTLVDIINKMIDRTRLKIDSLNMLLNSYAQGNYQFKLDETHKKGMYGDFGILCNSTTLLGQTSSQLIAMISNAGKNLEGNTKILTTSSSELAISSSNQAVSLKQTSVALEQVTQNLKNNNENMNKMLQIADELNSTATIGSKSATQTFSSMEEISKKVDAINEAISVIEQIAFQTNILSLNAAVEAATAGDAGIGFSVVALEVRNLATRSAKAAKQIKDLVDSANLETNKGKNIADTMIKGYEKLASKIVETKEIINNVTIFSKEQELGIIEINETVSKLDSETQKNAQTALNIDTLSNEVSKLSNKLLQITSSSKIDENYYEMVENVELIKQVSIYKNDHINFKKRYFKTLDSFEHCIVDNCKSCNLGKWITLCEDKKEFFIEDIKWKQLKENHKNVHNKLQEYITQNRDKVENQTLRKTANQIEDETIKVFDSLNDILYLESRNKKK from the coding sequence ATGAATAATTTAAGATTAAGAAATAAAATTTTTTTAATATTAGTTCTTCCAATATTAGTAATTTTCATGTTGTCATCTATTTTAATTCTTGAAAAAATAGAAAAAGTTAAAAATATGAATAGAACATCTAGTTATATTAATTTTACAGTCGAAATATCAAAATTTATAGCAACTTTACAAAAAGAGCGAGAGTTATCAATTATATATCTAAATAGTTATGGAAAAATGAAAGAAGATGATTTGAAAAAACAGATAAGTAGTAGCGTAATATCTCAAAAAAATTTGGAGAATTTTGTAGATAATTTTATATTAATTAAAAATGATAATAATCTTTTAGAGAAACTTGAACTTTTAAAATCTACTATTTTTACAATAGATGAAAAACGAAATAATACAATATCTTTAAATATAAATAATAAAGAGTTAGAACAGTTTTATGATGAAATAATTACAAATTTAATCTTATTTTATGATGAATTACTGGTATATTCAAATAGTAAAGAGTTATTAAAGGCTTCACAAAATTATATTTCAATAACAAATATAATAGAGAAATCATATAATGAAAAGGATTTAGTAAAAAATATTTTTGATTACAATTTGGTTTTAAATGTAGATTATAATAGTTTTATCTCTTTAATAGTATTCCAAGATGCAGATATTTCTGCACTAAGAAAAAATCTAACAAAAGAGCAGTTAGACTTTTTTAATCTAAAGCTAGATAATATAATTTTTCAAGATATAGAGAATTTTAGAGAGTTGATATTTTTAAAAATAGAGAAAGAGAGACTTTTAAATAGTATAAAAGAGGCTCTTGGTTATGGGGGTTTAATTCATTTATATAAAGATTTTACTTTAAAAAGTGATGAAAATATTTTAAATCAAATTCAAAAAAGTCATACAAAAATTTTAAGAGCAATTAAAGATTATAAAAAACTAAAACTTTTAAAAGATGAAGAAGGGCTTTTAGATGATATACAAAATGCCATAGATATATATTTATCAAAAGCTTATAGTAAAGAGTATTTAGATGATATTAAAGAACTAGATTTAAAAACTTTAAAAGCTTTAGAACTTTTATCAAAAAATATTTATGGTTCAAATAGCCAAAAGTGGGAAGAACTTACTTCAAAGAAAATATCTATATTTGAAGAGATAAAAGAGAAAATAGTGGAAGATACACTTTTATATATTGATAAAAATGTAAAAGAGTTGGATATTCAAATAATTTTATTTTTTGTTTTACTAATCTTATTGATATTATTAATTTTTATTGTAATTATAATTATGACAAGTAAAGTTACAAAATCTATTAGAAAGTTTGAAGATAATTTATCTCAATTCTTCTCTTATTCAATGAAAGAGAAAGATGAGATAAAGTTAAACCAACTTGAAGGAAAAGATGAATTTGCTTTAATGACAAAAAATATGAATGAACAAGTTCTAAAAATAGAAGAGATAACCCAAAATGATAAAAAAGTTATATTAGAGATAACAGATATTATAGAAAAGGTAAATAATGGTTTTTTTGAATACTCTATAAAAGAGAAGCCATCTACAAAAGAGTTACAAACTTTAGTTGATATTATAAATAAAATGATAGATAGAACAAGATTAAAGATAGATAGTTTAAATATGTTGTTAAATAGTTATGCTCAAGGTAATTATCAATTTAAATTAGATGAAACTCATAAGAAAGGAATGTATGGAGATTTTGGAATATTATGTAATTCTACTACCCTTTTAGGTCAAACTTCTTCACAATTAATTGCAATGATTTCAAATGCTGGAAAAAATTTGGAAGGTAATACAAAAATATTGACAACTTCATCTTCTGAATTGGCTATTTCTTCTTCAAATCAAGCTGTGTCTTTAAAACAGACTTCAGTTGCATTAGAACAAGTAACTCAGAATTTGAAAAATAATAATGAAAATATGAATAAAATGTTACAAATAGCAGATGAATTAAATAGTACAGCTACTATTGGAAGTAAATCAGCAACTCAAACTTTTAGTTCTATGGAAGAGATAAGTAAAAAAGTTGATGCTATAAATGAAGCAATAAGTGTAATTGAACAAATAGCATTCCAAACAAATATATTATCTTTAAATGCAGCAGTTGAAGCAGCAACAGCAGGAGATGCTGGTATTGGGTTTTCTGTTGTTGCTTTAGAGGTTAGAAATCTTGCAACTAGAAGTGCGAAAGCAGCAAAGCAGATAAAAGATTTAGTTGATAGTGCAAATCTTGAAACAAATAAGGGAAAAAATATTGCAGATACTATGATAAAAGGTTATGAAAAATTAGCTTCAAAAATTGTAGAGACAAAAGAGATAATTAATAATGTAACAATCTTTAGTAAAGAGCAAGAATTAGGTATTATAGAGATAAATGAAACTGTTTCAAAGCTTGATTCTGAAACTCAAAAAAATGCCCAAACAGCTTTAAATATTGATACTTTGTCAAATGAAGTATCAAAACTATCCAATAAATTACTTCAAATTACATCTTCTTCAAAAATAGATGAAAACTATTATGAAATGGTTGAAAATGTTGAATTAATAAAGCAAGTTTCTATTTATAAAAATGACCATATAAACTTTAAAAAAAGATATTTTAAAACTTTAGATAGTTTTGAACATTGTATAGTTGATAATTGTAAGAGTTGTAATTTAGGTAAGTGGATAACTCTTTGTGAAGATAAAAAAGAATTTTTTATAGAAGATATTAAGTGGAAACAATTAAAAGAGAATCATAAAAATGTACATAATAAACTACAAGAGTATATTACGCAAAATAGAGATAAAGTTGAAAACCAAACTTTAAGAAAAACAGCAAATCAAATAGAAGATGAAACTATAAAAGTTTTTGATAGTTTAAATGATATTTTATATTTAGAGTCAAGAAATAAGAAAAAGTAG
- the flhA gene encoding flagellar biosynthesis protein FlhA produces MKFDLRSFFSRDLIAVALFLAMLAIIIVPLNQTAIDFFISLSLAISFLILLISLYIQKPADLTTFPTLLLILVIFRLSLSIATTRSILSEGHNGPDAVSTIISAFGEFVVGGNMVIGVIIFIILVLINFMVVTKGATRVAEVTARFTLDSMPGKQMAIDADLNAGFIDDKEAQERRKALITEANFYGAMDGSSKFVKGDAIAGIIITAVNIVGGLLVGIFQHDLSINEAGEIYTILTIGDGLVTQIPALLTSTATAIIITRSNTDDEKFASKAVNQLIKDSKSLILVGIGLILFGFVPGFPTGILSTMGIMMMAMGYTIVMIEKGEDNSITRLFKSKEAKSKVSGKPEELRDRKKAATVPDESQNIENIMRLEVLELKLGIRLLQLVQGNSELLDKIKAIRKTIAAELGFIIPQIRISDDSALGANEYVFNLKRIPIAKGRVEVDKLLAMGGFGENLAGQKVKEPVFNIDAIWINPDQKDDALMKGFTVVDVPSIISTHISEIIRRHAEDIITRQDIVDIVDRLKKDFPIVVEEAMKVTSYGSLLKVCKDLLHEKIPIVDMLTIIEAIADIAEFTKAPEILLEHVRSKLYRLITQKFKDTDGVLHILTIKPELEQQFMSKLQEHHGVSQLMLSISEINSLVTKTKHLLDEVEKKGFTKVCMVVDPVLRKRISEIYEKFGLSMPVLSHAELDSKANFAIEGTLEF; encoded by the coding sequence ATGAAGTTTGATTTAAGGAGCTTTTTTTCTAGAGATTTAATAGCAGTTGCGCTATTTTTAGCAATGCTTGCTATTATTATTGTTCCTTTAAATCAAACTGCAATCGACTTTTTCATTTCTCTTTCGCTGGCAATTTCATTTTTAATTCTTTTAATCTCTTTATATATTCAAAAACCAGCAGATTTAACCACATTTCCAACTTTACTTCTAATTTTGGTTATTTTTAGATTATCTCTTAGTATTGCAACAACAAGGTCAATTTTGAGCGAAGGACATAATGGACCAGATGCTGTAAGTACCATTATTTCAGCTTTTGGGGAGTTTGTTGTTGGTGGAAATATGGTTATAGGGGTTATTATCTTTATAATTTTAGTTTTGATAAACTTTATGGTTGTAACAAAAGGTGCTACAAGAGTTGCTGAGGTAACTGCAAGGTTTACACTTGATTCTATGCCTGGAAAACAAATGGCAATTGATGCAGATTTAAATGCTGGATTTATTGATGATAAAGAGGCACAAGAGAGAAGAAAAGCACTTATTACTGAAGCAAACTTTTATGGAGCTATGGATGGATCTTCTAAGTTTGTAAAAGGTGATGCAATTGCAGGTATTATTATTACTGCTGTAAATATTGTAGGTGGACTTTTAGTTGGTATTTTTCAGCATGATTTATCTATAAATGAAGCAGGAGAAATTTATACAATTCTTACTATTGGTGATGGTCTTGTTACTCAAATTCCAGCTCTTTTAACTTCAACTGCAACTGCAATTATAATAACAAGGTCAAATACAGATGACGAGAAATTTGCTTCAAAAGCTGTTAATCAGCTTATTAAAGATAGTAAATCTTTAATTCTTGTTGGTATTGGTTTAATATTATTTGGTTTTGTTCCTGGTTTCCCAACAGGAATATTAAGTACTATGGGTATTATGATGATGGCTATGGGGTACACAATTGTAATGATTGAAAAAGGAGAGGATAACTCTATTACAAGATTGTTTAAATCTAAAGAGGCTAAATCTAAAGTTAGTGGAAAACCTGAGGAGTTAAGAGATAGGAAAAAAGCAGCTACTGTTCCTGATGAGAGTCAAAATATTGAAAATATTATGAGACTTGAAGTTCTTGAACTTAAACTTGGAATTAGGCTTTTACAGCTTGTTCAAGGAAATTCTGAACTTTTAGATAAAATTAAAGCTATTAGAAAAACTATTGCAGCTGAGCTAGGATTTATTATTCCTCAAATTAGAATTTCAGATGATTCAGCTTTGGGTGCAAATGAGTATGTATTTAATCTAAAAAGAATTCCAATAGCAAAAGGAAGAGTTGAAGTTGATAAACTTCTTGCTATGGGTGGTTTTGGAGAGAATTTGGCTGGTCAAAAAGTAAAAGAACCAGTATTTAATATTGATGCTATTTGGATAAATCCTGACCAAAAAGATGATGCTTTAATGAAAGGATTTACAGTAGTAGATGTTCCTTCTATTATTTCAACTCATATTTCAGAGATTATTAGAAGACATGCTGAAGATATTATAACTAGACAAGATATTGTTGATATTGTTGATAGATTGAAAAAAGATTTCCCAATTGTTGTGGAAGAGGCTATGAAAGTTACTTCTTATGGAAGTTTATTAAAAGTGTGTAAAGATCTGCTTCATGAAAAAATTCCAATTGTTGATATGCTAACAATTATTGAAGCAATAGCGGATATAGCAGAGTTTACAAAAGCCCCTGAAATACTTCTTGAACATGTAAGATCAAAATTGTATAGATTAATTACTCAAAAATTTAAAGATACAGATGGGGTTTTACATATTTTAACTATAAAACCAGAGTTGGAACAGCAATTTATGAGTAAGCTTCAAGAACATCATGGAGTTTCTCAACTAATGCTAAGTATTTCAGAGATAAATAGTCTTGTAACAAAAACAAAACATCTTTTAGATGAAGTTGAGAAAAAAGGATTTACAAAAGTTTGTATGGTTGTAGATCCAGTTTTAAGAAAAAGAATATCTGAAATATACGAGAAATTTGGTTTATCTATGCCTGTTTTATCTCATGCTGAACTTGATTCAAAAGCAAATTTTGCAATTGAAGGAACTTTAGAGTTCTAA
- the mscL gene encoding large conductance mechanosensitive channel protein MscL, giving the protein MLKEFKKFLISGNVVDMAIGFIFGAAFATFVKSLVENVVMPPIGLLLGKVDFSQLFIPLDGNSYATLADLEKVGAPAIKLGVFLNDTISFIILGFVVFMFIKSYNKLKGEKAPAPLTKTCSDCAMDIPVPAKKCGHCGNTAV; this is encoded by the coding sequence ATGTTAAAAGAGTTTAAAAAGTTTCTAATATCTGGAAATGTTGTAGATATGGCAATTGGTTTTATATTTGGTGCAGCTTTTGCAACATTTGTAAAATCTCTTGTAGAAAATGTTGTTATGCCTCCGATTGGTTTATTACTTGGAAAAGTAGATTTTTCACAACTATTTATTCCTTTAGATGGTAATAGTTATGCAACTTTAGCTGATTTGGAAAAAGTGGGAGCACCTGCAATAAAACTTGGAGTTTTTCTAAATGATACAATTTCATTTATAATCTTAGGGTTTGTAGTATTTATGTTTATAAAATCTTACAATAAACTAAAAGGTGAAAAAGCTCCTGCTCCTCTAACAAAAACTTGCTCAGATTGTGCTATGGATATTCCAGTTCCTGCAAAAAAATGTGGACATTGCGGAAATACAGCAGTTTAA
- the flgL gene encoding flagellar hook-associated protein FlgL: protein MISQIEQTMYRLNNLDKTQQKLNYQLSSKQQLEYGSDDSILFGRITSAQDKVRTYEGIKTSVERTEVQNNMSDSSLKEAKTLLEYVKSELMKANTDTTGDADLKSIAVALAGTRENLFSLANTQVEGEYLFSGSDSSVKPFVKDADGKISYVGDNKLRKIAVEEGSYRERGVNGFDAMMFTSSLAYKGESFTFSQSDRILDQDGNEWKLDSATNVLTKYDLDGNITSDTMSASFDSATQTYSFTVPNTNGARFEAKSNIFDLMDNIINTLNMVDDSGNQITREDVRANLSKQIDSIDKSFDSLNITHADLGAKNKVFETSLESLNSKLTQYKKLEETLSSADLTEVSIKIKALELTYTAMYSTIAKTNELSLVNFMK from the coding sequence ATGATTAGTCAAATTGAACAAACAATGTATAGATTAAATAATCTTGATAAAACCCAACAAAAATTAAATTATCAACTTAGTTCAAAACAACAGCTTGAATATGGAAGTGATGATTCTATTTTATTTGGAAGAATAACTTCAGCTCAGGATAAAGTTAGAACTTATGAAGGTATTAAAACTTCAGTTGAAAGAACAGAAGTTCAAAACAATATGTCTGATTCAAGTTTAAAAGAGGCAAAAACTCTTTTAGAATATGTAAAATCAGAGTTGATGAAAGCAAATACAGATACAACAGGAGATGCTGATCTTAAATCAATAGCAGTTGCACTAGCAGGAACTAGAGAAAATCTATTTAGTTTGGCAAATACTCAAGTAGAAGGAGAGTATCTATTTAGTGGAAGTGATTCCTCTGTTAAACCATTTGTAAAAGATGCTGATGGAAAAATATCTTATGTTGGAGATAATAAGTTAAGAAAAATAGCAGTTGAAGAGGGTTCTTATAGAGAAAGAGGAGTAAATGGTTTTGATGCTATGATGTTTACATCTTCTCTTGCTTATAAAGGAGAGAGTTTTACTTTTTCTCAAAGTGATAGAATTTTAGATCAAGATGGAAATGAGTGGAAGCTTGATAGTGCTACAAATGTTTTAACAAAATATGATTTAGATGGAAATATAACAAGTGATACAATGTCAGCTTCATTTGATAGTGCGACACAAACTTATAGTTTTACTGTTCCAAATACAAATGGGGCAAGATTTGAAGCAAAATCAAATATTTTTGATTTGATGGATAATATTATTAATACTCTAAATATGGTTGATGACTCTGGAAATCAAATAACAAGAGAAGATGTAAGAGCAAATTTATCAAAACAGATTGATTCTATTGATAAATCTTTTGATAGTTTAAATATAACACATGCTGATTTAGGAGCTAAAAATAAGGTATTTGAAACATCTTTAGAATCTTTAAATTCTAAATTAACTCAATATAAGAAACTTGAAGAAACATTAAGTAGTGCTGATTTAACAGAAGTTTCAATTAAAATAAAAGCCTTAGAGCTTACATATACAGCAATGTATTCAACTATTGCAAAAACTAATGAATTATCATTAGTTAATTTTATGAAATAA
- a CDS encoding DUF5718 family protein has protein sequence MNLIEDLKDYLGFAVAGNFANHLGEAGEADEFSVIKTKEKDAPKGMFPFYIKGHNSFLGTYPICDEVILTHGREDEKLQVEAEVALICDFVYENEKVVDIVPKYFAAFNDCSIRVQDGNKLSTKKNWGAKTKGISQDIIPIDDFSEKGILSKYHISSFIKRDGIVCDYGTTSAVKSYSYFFEKLKDWMIDILNCQEDCGPLEELGQFLKEAHKAKGILIAAGATAYTDFGKKNFLKKGDEIFVYVYNAHAHSFQDIMNDMCGMDTYLGQCSKLHQIVK, from the coding sequence ATGAATTTAATAGAAGATTTAAAAGATTATTTAGGTTTTGCAGTTGCTGGGAATTTTGCAAATCACTTAGGTGAAGCTGGAGAGGCTGATGAATTTTCTGTAATTAAAACTAAAGAAAAAGATGCTCCAAAAGGTATGTTCCCCTTTTATATAAAAGGTCATAATAGTTTTTTAGGAACTTATCCTATTTGTGATGAAGTTATTTTAACTCACGGAAGAGAAGATGAAAAACTACAAGTTGAAGCCGAAGTTGCACTAATTTGTGATTTTGTCTATGAGAACGAAAAAGTAGTTGATATTGTTCCAAAATATTTTGCAGCTTTTAATGACTGCTCAATTAGGGTTCAAGATGGAAATAAACTAAGCACTAAGAAGAATTGGGGAGCTAAAACAAAAGGAATTTCTCAAGATATTATTCCAATAGATGATTTTAGTGAAAAAGGAATCTTGAGCAAATATCATATCTCTTCATTTATTAAAAGAGATGGTATAGTTTGTGATTATGGAACAACAAGTGCTGTTAAATCTTATAGCTATTTTTTTGAAAAATTAAAAGATTGGATGATTGATATTTTAAATTGTCAAGAAGATTGTGGACCACTTGAAGAATTAGGGCAATTTTTAAAAGAAGCACACAAAGCAAAAGGTATTTTAATAGCAGCAGGTGCAACAGCTTATACAGATTTTGGGAAGAAAAATTTCCTAAAAAAAGGTGATGAAATTTTTGTATATGTTTACAATGCACATGCTCACAGTTTCCAAGATATTATGAATGATATGTGTGGAATGGATACATATTTAGGTCAATGTTCAAAACTTCATCAAATAGTTAAGTAA
- a CDS encoding fumarate hydratase, translating into MSKKITEQDIIDSVASACQYISFYHPEDFVKGMVEAYEKEQSESAKNAIGQILINSKMCAMGHRPLCQDTGSVNIFVKVGLKANLDLSRNLEDVLNEGVAKGYTDPDNTLRFSVVADPAGKRTNTKNNTPAVIHTTTDNSDTIEITVAAKGGGSENKSKFTVLNPSDSIYDWVMSNVKDMGAGWCPPGILGIGIGGNPEKAMLLAKESLMGHVDIHELKERGAQTPLEELRLKLYEDINKLGIGAQGLGGLTTVLDVKILDYPCHAASLPVAMIPNCAATRHIHFELNGNGAAKFDKPDLDLWPDIKLPMDTIKRVNIEDLTKENLSQFKSGDTLLLSGKILTARDAAHKKIVEYKNAGKPLPNGVDLKDRFIYYVGPVDPVRDEVVGPAGPTTSTRMDKFTKDMMEIGIMGMIGKGERKQPTIDLIKEYKSIYLIATGGAAYLIAQSIKGAKTLAFEELGMEAIYEFEVKDMPVTVAVDTEGNSIHTTGPAKWRTINK; encoded by the coding sequence ATGAGTAAAAAAATTACAGAACAAGATATTATAGATTCAGTTGCTTCAGCCTGTCAATACATCTCTTTTTATCATCCAGAAGATTTCGTAAAAGGAATGGTTGAGGCATATGAAAAAGAACAAAGTGAATCTGCAAAAAATGCAATTGGACAAATTTTAATTAATTCAAAAATGTGTGCTATGGGTCATAGACCCCTATGTCAAGATACAGGAAGTGTAAATATTTTTGTAAAAGTTGGTCTAAAAGCTAATTTAGATTTAAGTAGAAATTTAGAAGATGTTTTAAATGAAGGTGTAGCAAAAGGTTATACAGACCCTGATAATACTCTTAGATTTTCAGTTGTAGCTGATCCAGCTGGAAAAAGAACAAATACAAAAAACAATACTCCTGCTGTTATTCATACAACTACTGATAACTCAGATACTATTGAAATAACAGTTGCAGCTAAAGGTGGAGGAAGTGAAAACAAATCTAAATTTACTGTTTTAAATCCAAGTGATAGTATTTATGACTGGGTTATGTCAAATGTAAAAGATATGGGTGCAGGATGGTGTCCTCCTGGTATTTTAGGAATTGGAATTGGTGGAAACCCTGAAAAAGCTATGCTTCTAGCAAAAGAGTCTTTAATGGGACATGTTGATATTCATGAGCTAAAAGAAAGAGGAGCTCAAACTCCACTTGAAGAGTTAAGATTAAAACTTTATGAAGATATCAATAAACTTGGAATTGGAGCTCAAGGACTAGGAGGACTTACAACAGTTTTAGATGTTAAAATTTTAGATTATCCATGTCACGCCGCTTCATTACCTGTTGCTATGATTCCAAACTGTGCAGCAACAAGACATATTCATTTTGAATTAAATGGTAATGGAGCAGCTAAGTTTGATAAACCTGATTTAGACCTTTGGCCAGATATTAAACTTCCAATGGATACTATAAAAAGAGTAAATATTGAAGATTTAACAAAAGAAAATCTATCTCAATTTAAATCAGGAGATACTCTACTTTTATCAGGAAAAATCCTAACAGCAAGAGATGCTGCTCATAAAAAAATTGTTGAATACAAAAATGCAGGAAAACCTCTTCCAAATGGTGTTGATTTAAAAGATAGATTTATCTACTATGTTGGACCAGTTGATCCTGTAAGAGATGAAGTTGTAGGACCTGCAGGACCAACAACATCTACAAGAATGGATAAATTCACAAAAGATATGATGGAAATTGGTATCATGGGAATGATTGGAAAAGGTGAGAGAAAACAACCTACTATTGATTTAATAAAAGAGTACAAATCTATTTATCTAATCGCAACTGGTGGGGCTGCATATTTAATCGCTCAATCAATAAAAGGTGCAAAAACTTTAGCATTTGAAGAGCTTGGAATGGAAGCTATTTACGAGTTTGAAGTAAAAGATATGCCTGTAACTGTGGCTGTTGATACAGAAGGTAACTCTATTCATACAACAGGTCCAGCTAAATGGAGAACTATTAATAAGTAA
- a CDS encoding flavin reductase family protein — MILDYKDINDLDRYKIMSGSIVPRPIAWIVTDDDGVLNAAPFSYFIPISTNPALVIVAIGKKDDGSPKDSLVNILKTKKATICFPNQNNVEQVQKCAAQLPKNQSEIEKFEIDVKKELADYPPIISSTQTALFCEYYDTYKVEGDTTPVILKINFQYIEDGRINERNHTKIESIGRVGVTFKAMVDL; from the coding sequence ATGATACTTGATTATAAAGATATAAATGATTTAGATAGATATAAAATAATGTCAGGGAGTATAGTCCCAAGACCAATTGCATGGATAGTAACAGATGATGATGGAGTTTTAAATGCCGCTCCTTTTTCATATTTTATTCCAATTTCTACAAATCCAGCACTTGTAATTGTAGCTATTGGAAAAAAAGATGACGGAAGCCCTAAAGATAGTTTGGTAAATATTTTAAAAACAAAAAAAGCAACAATTTGTTTTCCAAATCAAAATAATGTTGAGCAAGTTCAAAAGTGTGCAGCTCAACTTCCAAAAAATCAAAGTGAAATAGAAAAATTTGAAATAGATGTAAAAAAAGAGTTAGCTGATTATCCACCAATTATTAGTTCAACTCAAACAGCACTATTTTGTGAATATTATGATACTTATAAAGTTGAAGGTGATACAACACCAGTTATTTTAAAAATAAATTTTCAATATATTGAAGATGGTAGAATAAATGAGAGAAATCATACAAAAATAGAGAGTATTGGAAGAGTAGGAGTTACTTTTAAAGCTATGGTTGATTTATAA
- a CDS encoding MFS transporter, whose protein sequence is MKYYYFFLRDNPTIRGLSLVNFIASFGAWFSTVAIYTMIVDFGSSELAISIVTAMHFIPAIIIAPFSGAIIDRMKIKPLMVSLLFIELLMTACFLLISSVNDMWLLLLFIFIRMSAASMFFSSEMSLLAKLSSGKELQTANEIQSIIWSFTYAVGMAISGFVVNLYGAKTAILIDVIIFIVAFLVFVQIKIDLEYKKVEEKILELMFDGLRYIKNNKIILHLIFLHASVGLTSYDALITILAKNEYKELIAVPLAIGLSNSVRAVALMIGPLILNRIIKKENLQYLLVFQGVTIIIWAFVQSNFYASLVALFFVGFSTAFLWSYTYALLQNRCEKRYIGRVISYNDMFFMFANVATTLFIGTMAHITTTTVITISLGVAFLLYAFYYTKVYTKF, encoded by the coding sequence TTGAAATATTATTACTTTTTTTTAAGAGACAATCCTACAATTAGAGGTTTGTCTTTAGTAAATTTTATAGCATCTTTTGGTGCTTGGTTTTCGACTGTTGCAATTTATACAATGATTGTAGATTTTGGTTCAAGTGAGTTAGCAATTTCAATAGTTACTGCTATGCACTTTATTCCAGCAATTATAATAGCTCCTTTTAGTGGAGCAATTATTGATAGAATGAAAATAAAGCCTTTAATGGTCTCTCTTCTTTTTATTGAACTTCTTATGACAGCTTGTTTTTTACTAATTTCAAGTGTTAATGATATGTGGCTACTTCTACTTTTTATTTTTATTAGAATGAGTGCAGCTTCTATGTTTTTTTCAAGTGAAATGTCACTCTTAGCAAAGTTATCAAGTGGAAAAGAGCTTCAAACAGCAAATGAGATACAATCAATTATTTGGTCTTTTACTTATGCTGTTGGTATGGCTATTAGTGGATTTGTTGTAAATTTATATGGAGCAAAAACTGCAATTTTAATTGATGTTATTATCTTTATAGTTGCTTTTTTAGTTTTTGTACAAATAAAAATAGATCTTGAATACAAAAAAGTAGAAGAGAAGATTTTAGAGCTTATGTTTGATGGTTTAAGATATATTAAAAATAATAAGATAATTTTACATCTAATCTTTTTGCATGCTAGTGTAGGGCTTACAAGTTATGATGCACTTATTACTATTTTGGCAAAAAATGAGTATAAAGAACTAATTGCAGTTCCACTTGCTATTGGACTTTCAAACTCTGTTAGAGCAGTTGCCCTAATGATTGGACCGTTAATATTAAATAGAATAATAAAAAAAGAGAATCTTCAATATCTTTTAGTTTTTCAAGGAGTTACAATAATTATTTGGGCATTTGTTCAAAGTAATTTTTATGCTTCTTTAGTAGCTCTATTTTTTGTAGGATTTAGTACAGCATTTTTATGGTCATACACTTATGCCCTTTTACAAAATAGGTGTGAAAAGAGATATATTGGAAGAGTAATATCATATAATGATATGTTTTTTATGTTTGCAAATGTAGCAACGACTCTGTTTATTGGAACTATGGCACATATTACTACTACAACAGTTATAACAATATCTCTTGGAGTTGCATTTTTGCTATATGCTTTTTATTATACAAAAGTTTATACAAAATTTTAA